Proteins from a genomic interval of Uloborus diversus isolate 005 chromosome 4, Udiv.v.3.1, whole genome shotgun sequence:
- the LOC129220588 gene encoding DNA oxidative demethylase ALKBH2-like — MHSINQYGLNLSIHDKFYTVEESDIIFEELLNTPFQEINVTVYGRSYTPKRKSYAFGDAGLNYEYSGTSNHAHPWTPTMLKMKQDVEDATGTTYNYALLNLYPSGSASIGMHRDFERTLNKNHPITTVSLGATRTLTFERNGYPSYHLQCHHGSLYQMISPTNQLYRHGIRPEHHVQGSRISITFRKIIVQAREDRLKPTDDVPQQSEMCALADPRPLMQHDPLQQLRPVNDVKPEDAPPLCVSSPTTADEPQQKRARLSSLSDTSDSS; from the coding sequence ATGCATTCGATCAATCAGTACGGCTTAAATTTATCCATTCACGATAAATTCTACACTGTAGAAGAATCtgacattatttttgaagaacttcTTAATACTCCTTTTCAAGAAATTAATGTGACAGTTTATGGACGATCATATACTCCGAAGCGTAAGAGTTATGCCTTCGGTGATGCCGGCCTAAATTATGAATACTCAGGGACTTCAAACCATGCCCACCCATGGACGCCTACCATGCTGAAAATGAAGCAAGATGTTGAAGATGCTACTGGAACAACATACAATTATGCTCTTCTGAATTTGTACCCCAGCGGCTCGGCTTCAATCGGGATGCACCGTGATTTTGAAAGAACTTTGAATAAAAATCACCCAATCACAACTGTGAGTTTGGGTGCAACAAGAACTTTAACGTTTGAAAGAAATGGATACCCTTCCTACCATTTGCAATGTCATCATGGGTCATTATACCAAATGATCTCTCCAACAAATCAATTGTATCGACATGGAATAAGACCCGAACATCATGTGCAAGGCTCTCGAATTAGTATTACTTTTCGAAAAATCATCGTTCAAGCTCGAGAGGACCGCCTGAAACCCACAGATGATGTGCCTCAGCAGTCTGAGATGTGCGCCCTTGCCGACCCACGCCCGCTGATGCAACACGATCCACTTCAACAATTGCGCCCCGTCAACGATGTGAAACCCGAAGATGCACCGCCCCTATGTGTGAGTTCACCGACGACAGCTGACGAACCGCAGCAAAAACGCGCGAGATTGTCCTCTTTATCCGACACAAGTGATTCTTCCTAG